The Muntiacus reevesi chromosome 5, mMunRee1.1, whole genome shotgun sequence genome segment AGGTATCATACTTACCTCTTCCTGGGTGGCTCCATCTGCTCATTTAAGCAGCATTCACtgacatttactgaatgctttgCTTGTGAAGTGAGTCCTGTTCCAGGACCTGAAGCTAGTGCTGaacaagacagagagaaaaaaagaggatcTTCCTCGCTAAGCCCTTCTTTCCTGGTAGAGGAGATAGAGAAGAGACAAGTAAAGAAATACACATGGTCATTTTGGACAGCAATCAGtgcaagatgaaaataaaataatgatgttctagagagggcttcccaggtggctcagtagtaaacaatcctgccagtgcaggagacacgggttcgatccctggttgggaagattccctgaaaaaggaaatggcaacccactctagtattcttgcctgggaaatcccatggacacaggagcctggtgagctacagtccatggggccagaaaatagttggaaatgactgagcacgcatgcacacaatagaaattattgttgttgttatattcatCATCAGCATCAGTCTTGAGATAATGAACGTGGGATGCAGAGATCCCCCAAGCAGGAAGATCGGTTCCCTGTCTTCTTATATCTGCATCGTGAGAAATTTCTCCCCATCTACCTTCCAGTTCTCTTCAGTGGTGAcaattcttttgggtttttttaacatatataatcatttttttcaatgcaaagaaatagagaaaaacaatagaatgggaaaggctagagatctcttcaagaaaattagagataccaggggactatttcatgcaaagatgggcacaataaaggacagaaatggtgtgaacctaacagaagcagaagatattaagaagaggtggcaagaatgcacagaagaactatacaaaaaagatcttcatgacccagataaccacgatggtgagATCTCTCATcgagagtcagacatcctggagtgtgaagtcaagtgggccttaggagacatCATTGCGGACAaaactggtggaggtgatggaattccagctgagctagttcaaatcctgaaagatgatgctgtgaaagtgctgcactcaatatgccagcaaatttggaaaactcagcagggactccacaggactggaaactccacaggactggaaaaggtcagttttcatcccaatcccaaagaaaggcaatgccaaagaatgctcaaactatggcacagttgcactcacttcacatgctagagagtaatgctcaaaattctccaagctaggtttcaacagtacgtgaaccaaggacttccagatgtgtaggctagatttagaaaaggcagaggaaccagagatcaaattgccaacatccgttggatcatagaaaaagcaagagaattccagaaaagcatctacttctgcttcattgactacactaaagcttttgtgtggaccacaacaaactgtggaaaattcttaaagagatgggaataccaggccaccttacctgcctcctgagaaacctgtatgcaggtcaagaagcaacagttagaactagacatgaagcaacggactggttccaaattgggaaaggagtacatcaaggctatatattatccccctgcttatttaacttatatgcagaatacatcatgcaaaatgccaagctggatgaagcacaaaccagaatcaagattgctgggagagatatcaacaacctcagatattcagatgacaccacatttatggcagaaagcgaagaggaactaaagagcctcttgatgaagctgaaagaggagagtgaaaaagctggcttgaaattcaacattcaaaaaactaagatcatgacatccagttccatcacttcatggcaaataaatgggaaaacagtggaaacagtgactgactttattttcttgggctccaaaatcactgcagatggtgattgcagccatgaaattaaaagacacttgctccttggaagacaagctttgacaaacctagagagtgtattaaaaagcagagtcattactttgccagcaaagatccgtctagtcaaagctatggtttttccagtagtcatgtatggatgtgagagttggaccataaagaaggctgaatgctgaagaattgatgcttttgaactgtgttgttggagaaggctcttgagagtcccttagactgcaagatcaaacttgtcaatcctaaaggaaatcagtcgtggatattcattggaaggactgaagctgaagctccaatactttggctatctcatgccaagagccaactcattggaaaaggccctgatgctgggaaagactgaaggcagtaagagaaggggatgacagaggatgagatggttggatggcatcactgactctatggacatgagtctgagcaagctccgggagttggtgatggacagggaaacctggcatgctgtagtccatggggccgcaaagaatcagacatgactgaacaacaacaataaatcatttttttaaacttttaaaaaaatgattttatttatttatttttgcctgtgctgggcctttgttgctgcacaggcttttctctagttgcagtgagtgggggctgctcttcagttGCGGTCcacggacttctcattgcagcggcgtctcttgttgcagagtatgggctcagtagttgtggcacatggacttagttgccccgagatatgtgggatcttcctggaccagggatcgaactcatgcctcctacattggcaggtggattctttaccagtgagcccccaaggaagcccTATAGTCATTTTTATACTCTCTTGTTTcctctcttttaattcttttgtatatttagatctttcatgcatggttattttaaattctgtatttgCTGAGTATAATACCTGAAATCCTTGTGGGCTAAATCTGTTGCTTTTGTTTCTCCTGATGCCTTAATTCATGGTGGCTTTTTTCTTAGTGGGTCTGATGGTTTTTttgttctggaattttttttactGGTTGCACTTAATCTCTGGAAAACCTGAAAATCCCCATTTGGGGACTCTCCTTTGGAAAAACCTGTAGTTATGCCTGTGAGACACAAGGGGGCACTACATTCATGATAAATTAATTTCTGGGAGGAGGGTGTCCCAGAACTGAAGGACACTCTGGTAGCagatgctgtggttcataggagccgatctttttttttttctaacttttttctttaattggagtctagttgatgaacaatgttgtgttagtttaaggtgtacggcaaagtgattcagttacacatacacatgtatctattctttttcaaattcttttcccatttgagtTGTTACACAATACTGAACAGTTACGGGAGTCCatcttattaattttttcccACCACAGGGAAAGGCAGTTTTCTTTGTGGGTTCCCTTTACGGTAGGTGGAGTTTTTCTGTTCTACTCTTTTACTGAAGGTGTAGCCCTTTCTAGGATCTTGACTTAATTTATGAATGTTGGGCTCAGCTTCCTCACTCTGTGGGCCAAAGTCGTCTGTTCTGTGGGTTTCTTTCATCTTCAAGTTCTCAGTGGCACCGTTTGCCTCAAGGGCAGCACAGTTCCAGCACATACTCACTTCCTTGTTTTGAAGGGGTCTTTGGGAAGTTCCCTCACTTCTTGCCAAGTTAGCGATGGTTTTACAATCATATTTTGTCATAATGGTTGAAAATCTAATGCCTTATAGTAGGAGGGCTCTGTGTAAATTTAGAGTACCAGCCTGCCAGGGGGAAGTGGGGAagaccagttttcattcattcattcatttgttcattcaacactTATATATTGAGCTTCTATAAGCCCACTAGTATTTTAATGAGCAAAAGAGTCAAGGTCTCTGCCTCATGGAGCTTGTAGTTTAGAGAAAAGACGATTATAACCAAacagaaagtgttagttactctgtcatgtccgactctttgcaaccccatggactatagattactaagtttctccatccatgggattctccaggcaagaatactagagcaggtagccattcctgtctccaggggatcttccccaaccaggaattgaacccgggtctcctgcactgcaggtggatttcttaccatctgaatcaccagggtcACGCAAATGAAAGTCTGTGATTACAGACTGAAAAGGGGGAGAGAACATGAAAGTAcaagccagtggttctcaaaccgtGGATGAATCCAGCAGCATTCAGGAATAGAGTGCAAAGCAAATTCTCAGACCCTCTCCAAACTCACTGAATCGGAAACTCTGAAGGGGACCCaacaatctgtattttaacaagcccGCCAAGTGATTCTGAATCACTGGCCTAAACCAAAGGACCCTGACCTAGAAAGAGGGGCTGAGCACCGTTTCACAGGGAAGTGATGCTGAACTGAGAGCCAGGGGCACACAGACAGTGAGAACAGCGTTCACGACGCAAATGTCCTGCGATGGGAGGGAACCAAGAGAAGGTGAATGTCCAAGTGCTTTACAGGCCGTGGAAGGGAACTGCCTTGATTCCTCAGAGCAATGGGAAGCCATCTAGGGGCAAGAGCAGTAGAGAGACCTGATCAGATTCGCATGTGAAAAGTTATTTGTCCTGATTTCAGACAGGACTTGAGGTGTGTTAATAAGGTTGGAAAAGGGAGAATAAGTCCCAAGTTTAGAAGCAGGATTCACAGGTGTTGGGGACCCCTTTGAAGTGGGAGTAGGGGGGAAGGAGAGCTGCTTTTCTGGCCTCCGGAAACTCTGGGCACATGTGGGATGCTCACGGATCCAAAACCAGAGACAGTTAGTTGGCCATGTGGGCTGGGAGCTCAGGACAGCGCTCAGGCCAGAGACGCCAATTAAGTGTGACTCCTCTTGGCCCAGGGAGTCTGGCAAAAGTGATTTAACCAGAATCATCCCAGGGTGCTGCCTTGTCCCCCTTTACCTGCATGTGTAGCCCTCGAGTCTCTATACCCAGAAATTAATCTCTTCCATTTCTCCTGCTGTGATTGATGCTGCAAGAATAAACATGACAAACACCACCCCCATGTTCAACCTCAAAGCAGGTTTGTTTACTATTTCCTAGTTTTCAGGGACTCCTCTCTGAATAAGTCTCAAATAAtgatgcgtgaaagtgaaagttgctcagtcgtgtccgactctttgagagcccagggactatacagtccatggaattctccaggccagaatactgaagtattctggggatcgaacccaagtctcctgccttgcaggtggattcttgaccaactgagccacaagggaaacctagCAATGCTCAAACAACTTGTGTTAATTCCTTAAGGAGTTTAACAGGCTATTCTGAGCCCCTGTAGATGTAAAAACatctggctttttaaaatatattcagtcaTTTCCTGCCTGATCTTTGTTTGTCTTTCCACCCTCCTTTCCAAGAGGAGTGagttgttttctttctaatcacACCACGCTTAACCCTGCTTAACCCTGCTTAACCCTCACCTCACCGCAGCGCTGTTCTCCGGGCCAGCTGGAAGCCCTTGCCACAGGCCAGTGGAAGCGACTCAGGAGTACAGAGGAAGGGAGCTCCCGCCCCTTCACACAGAGAGGAAACACAAACTCTGTGCCCTGCAGTGTAAAAACAAGCTTGCAGGTAGAATTATAGCCCGCAAAATGATCTAATTAAAACAAAGttgcaggacttccttggtggcacagtggagaAGCATCTGCTTGACAGTGCAgaggacttgagtttgatccctggcctgggaagatttctcatgtcactgagcaactaagcctgtgctctagagcctgcaagccacaatgATTGAGTCTACTTGTCACAGcgactgaagcctgcatgccctagggTCTGTGAGCCACAGATAAGGAGCtctgtgccgcaactactgaagtgccttgagcctgtgctccacaacaagggaagccactgcaatgagaagcctgtgcaccgctctctactggagagtagcccccgctctccaccactagagaaagcctgctagCAGCAAGGAAGatacagcgcagccaaaaaaacaaaacataaacagaagcgATATTGTAATAAATGcaacaaagactttttaaaaatgatctacattaaaaaaatgtttaaaaaaaggtcaaaaaagaattttggaaattttatcattattattttcattttttttgaagcTGTGtgattctgttttactttttattttttggctgtaccacacagcatgtggggtcttagttccccaaccagggatcaaacctgcaccccctgctttggaagtgcTGAagctaaaccactggaccaccaaagaagtaaGTCCCCAAAAagcatttttcaattttcttctcttgctAACTGGTGAGGTGGTAAAAATGACAAACTGCAGAGGACCACTCTGACCTCCTTGCCCCGTTTCTAAGAACCACCTCCTCTTTCACATGCATACTGTTTGCTCCCTCTGAAGCAGCCACCGACTCCCCTGAGAAGTTCTGATGACTGCTCCCCAACACTGCAGTGAGTGGCTTAAAATCCCAGGCACTGCAGCGATCCTGGAGATCTTAGACTGGCCAGTTGGGCTTGAGTACAGACCAGTTAGAGGGGATCTcagaggaaactggggcacaGAAAGGGCACTGGCTGCCTCAGACAGACCCTGTTTTCCAGACCAGGAGCACGGGCTTCCTCACTCCGTGTGACAGTGGAGGCCACCAGAACTGGAGTTCAAGTCAGCAGAATGACAACTTCCTCAGCTTGAAAAGGTCATGCGTTTTTTCCCTTAGaagcatccaaaaaaaaaaaaaaagaagaagaagaagaagaagcatcCAGAGCACCATTTCTTAAACTTTAGTCTGGAAAAGTCCCTATAGCCAAAGCTACGGCTTTTCcactaatcatgtatggatgtgagagctggacaatagaAAAGGgatgagtgtcaaagaattgatgcttttgaactgtgttgttggagaagactcttgagagatcaaaccagtcaatcccaaagggaATAAACtggatatccattggaaggactgatgctgaagctgaagctccagtactctggccacctgatgtgaagaaccaactcattggaaaagtgggagaaccaactcattggaaaagaccttgatgctgggaaaggttgaaggcaggaggaaaggggcgacagaggatgagatggttaaatggcatcaccaattcaatgcacatgaatttgagcaaactccgggagataatgaaggactgggaagcctggcgtgcggcaattcataggacacaactgagagtcagacacgattgagcaactgaacaaccacagaaGATCACAGTGAGAGTTTTGTGCAATGCTGATTCCTAGGCCCCaacctcagagattctgattccatCAGCTCAGGGTGGGGCCTGGGACTCTGCCTTTCTAACCCCTCTAGGAAGTCCTCTTGCTGCTGCTCCATGGACCACGCTGGGATCACCCCTGACCTTACCCACTGTGTTAGTTCGGGTAAAGGCTAAAGAGATGTCAGAATGCAGCACCCCAGGCAGCCAGTCAGCGGTGCTTGCTGAGTCCCTGGGTTCCAGGAGCCTCCTATATCCTCAGCAGTGGCCCCTATTTCCAGCCAACAGTGAGGAAACTCCTCTGAAGCAAGCGATGGGCAATTTGCACACATTTCTTCTGCTCACATGTCGCTAGCAAGAAGCCAAGCAGCAGTCCCCACTGAGGGAAACAGAGCCTCACTCAGTGGCCACGTGCCCAGTGGCCATGTGgtgaggagggaagaagggaagaatgTTTAGGGTACCATCTGCCACCTATGACACATGATCCCGTAAACAAGAGATCCGAAGTGCGCATGGGGAGGCTGATGTCGTAGGTCGAGTCTGGGTGAATCTGAGCTTAGGTGTCTCGTGGGAGACTGTCACAAGCCCCAGGCAGAGCAGGGTAGCAGAGCAACCAGGCTCTGGAGGCAGAGGCCCAGATTCGTGCAGGTGAGCTGTGTAAAGCAGCAGCCGTGCGACCTGGAACGGGTGACATGCTGTATCTGAGCCAAGGCCACCTCCTGTGTAAACCGTGGTGATAACACTGTGATTGCCTTTATACGGGACCCCAGTAAACGGGAGGAATCCCAGGCGTTCAGGTCACCATGCGGCGGggtaggggaggggggagggcccTGGTTGATCTCAGACTAGATTAGGATGTCTGCTCACTTTATTTGCCAATTAAGGGAACCCTTCCAGCTAGTTTTTAATTCCCCCTTGCCAATAGAGATGGTGAAGAAAACAAGTGCCCTCGATGGGAGTGGGAGAGGCAGACACTGCTCCGCTGGAGACCCCAAGAGGGGCCGGGTGAGGGTCTCTCTCAGTGGAAGCAGTAAGagggtgtggggggcggggggcagggatgTGGTGGTTGGAGTGGCAGGTGGAGGTTGGGCGTGCACTTCATTTCACAAGCATTTATCAGGTTCCTTCAAGCATGGGGCTCCGTGCTGGGAAACAACCAGAAATATGACCCTTGACCTCAAAGAGCACCCAGTCTAATTGGGAAGCCGAGAAGCAAACCCGCAACCATGATTAAGTATAGGCCAAGGCTGTGATCGAGGCATGGGGATGAGCAGAAAAGTCTGGAAACCTCAGGCTCAGTTCCGGGCAGGGGGAGGCGAGCCGAGAAAGAACTTCAGGAGACAGCACGTGGCCCAGGTTGGAGCTGGCTCAGTCCTGGGATGGGGGAGTCAGCCTACAAGCACTGCCCACTGCTGGCTGAGAGGAAAGGAACCTTCTAGGTGGGAGGCCATGAGAGAGTACGGCTTGTTCAGGGACCTCAAGCAGGACTGGGCTgctgagaagggagggagaggaaagttggggggcaggggatgggatgggggcctTTTCCTGAAGGTGACGGAGTCACTGAAGGATTCTGGACTAGAGGAGGCATAAAGGCTACCCTCAAGTCCTGCACAGAGAGGTTTGAAGGGAAGTGAGGTAGGGAGTGAATGAGGATCTCCTCACTTGAATCCAGGGAGGGTGGTTAGCACCAAGCAGCTCTTAAAGGGGCGAAGTCACAGGATGTGGGGGGAGCAGAATGTCACCAGCACCGCTGGCTCTGAGTTAACTTCTCATATTCAGGAAGCAAAGGAATCAGGGCATGTGCTGCTGAGAAGCCCGGGCCAGCCTTGGACtttgcggggaggggaggggcgcgCTAGGGaccccaggcttcctggtcccATGCCATCTCCCCAGCCCCGTCTGATCTGAGCACTGGAGGTGACTTCATAAAGTCACCCTCTGCATCAGACCCACAAGCTGGTGCTCTCAGCTTGGCCTCCAGTCTGGGTAGGTGGGCAGTGGTCCCACCAGGGAGCTGCCAGAGTCACCCGGCCTGGCTCACCCCCAGGAGAGGAGGAGGTACTCGTAGCTAAGGAAGGTGATGGCGTTGACTGGAAAGGCGCGGGCACTGTTGATGGTGAGCCCCCGGAAGAAGACCCCCAGTCCTTCCTGCCGGGCACTGCTCACTATGCAGTCCAGCAGCCCCCCGTAGGCTCTCTGCTTCAGCCCCGCCATCTGCATCCGAGACTTGATCACGTCTAACGGGGTGGCGGCGACCCAGGAGATGATGCCGGCAAAGCCCCCTGCCACCAGCACTGTGCCAGAGCCTGGGGGACAGGAATGGGGAGGTATTCAGCGAGGAATGAAACATCCCCCCATCCacagtctccctccccatcctccaggccacccccctttcctccctcctctctgtccCCCACCCTCTGACACCACTTCACTTACTGGGGTTCTGGCCATCCGGTGTAAATTGGCGACACAGCCATTCATAGGTGACGAAATAGATTCCCAGGGTGGGGGTGTCCCTCAGGGTCAGGGCCCAGGCTCCCCGGAACAGCCCCCGGGGCCCCTCAGCCTGGAAGATGGAGGCGGCACAGTGAACGGGACCCCGGTACCGGGGTGGGGGGCTCCCCGGCTTCGCCCTGGGCTCTGTCTGGTTTTGTAGCCGGACTTTGATGAGATCAAAAGGAGCCAAGCAGTAGGCCTGTAGGGAAGCAAGCACGAAGGGCCTGGGTGGACCTTTGGACAGGAACAATCTCTCCAAGTTATCTTAACGGGAGGAAGGCAGCGAGCAGACAGGCAGCATCTTTCTGCAGGACCTCGCGGGCTCCCGTGACCACTCTCAGCCTCTCTCACACTCAGTGGGGAATGGGCTATAGCCCCCTCCCTTACCTTCAGACCCGTGACAGCAAGGAGCCCTGTCCCTCCCCTTGGCCAAACTTGCTGACACACCCATGGTGCTAAAGAATTCCCTAGCGGGCCAGTGCTTAGGACTTGGTGGTTTCATTGCCATGGCTGGggccccccaaaaaaacaaaaagagaattcCGTCTGTGCCCACAAAACAGCAGGGGATGGACCCCTCCCCACGGATAAAGAGGTCACCTCGATAGTGTTCAG includes the following:
- the SLC25A45 gene encoding solute carrier family 25 member 45 isoform X2, producing MPAEEFVAGWISGALGLVLGHPFDTVKVRLQTQTTYRGIVDCMVKTYRHESLLGFFKGMSFPIASISVVNSILFGVYSNALLALTATSHQERRAQPPSYTHVFIAGCTGGFLQAYCLAPFDLIKVRLQNQTEPRAKPGSPPPRYRGPVHCAASIFQAEGPRGLFRGAWALTLRDTPTLGIYFVTYEWLCRQFTPDGQNPSSGTVLVAGGFAGIISWVAATPLDVIKSRMQMAGLKQRAYGGLLDCIVSSARQEGLGVFFRGLTINSARAFPVNAITFLSYEYLLLSWG
- the SLC25A45 gene encoding solute carrier family 25 member 45 isoform X1, whose protein sequence is MPAEEFVAGWISGALGLVLGHPFDTVKAGWMPGLPACSVLPVQVRLQTQTTYRGIVDCMVKTYRHESLLGFFKGMSFPIASISVVNSILFGVYSNALLALTATSHQERRAQPPSYTHVFIAGCTGGFLQAYCLAPFDLIKVRLQNQTEPRAKPGSPPPRYRGPVHCAASIFQAEGPRGLFRGAWALTLRDTPTLGIYFVTYEWLCRQFTPDGQNPSSGTVLVAGGFAGIISWVAATPLDVIKSRMQMAGLKQRAYGGLLDCIVSSARQEGLGVFFRGLTINSARAFPVNAITFLSYEYLLLSWG
- the SLC25A45 gene encoding solute carrier family 25 member 45 isoform X3 yields the protein MPAEEFVAGWISGALGLVLGHPFDTVKAGWMPGLPACSVLPVQVRLQTQTTYRGIVDCMVKTYRHESLLGFFKGMSFPIASISVVNSILFGVYSNALLALTATSHQERRAQPPSYTHVFIAGCTGGFLQAEGPRGLFRGAWALTLRDTPTLGIYFVTYEWLCRQFTPDGQNPSSGTVLVAGGFAGIISWVAATPLDVIKSRMQMAGLKQRAYGGLLDCIVSSARQEGLGVFFRGLTINSARAFPVNAITFLSYEYLLLSWG